One genomic segment of Synchiropus splendidus isolate RoL2022-P1 chromosome 16, RoL_Sspl_1.0, whole genome shotgun sequence includes these proteins:
- the ahi1 gene encoding jouberin isoform X4 — translation MPLARRKRRSSSPWSQSLMLVISLSSISERDEVHELDDKPSKARRKKQAATGESVSVAQEAQGPVLDDSLVLGVYIHRSDQLKTDPLISHPMVKIHVVDDLTGQYVRKEDSHRPVSSFYEQDNVDHILPIMTQPFDFKKNKSVIPEWQEQIIFNERFGHFVQQGSEGPRVMLFFEILDFISMKEARANSDNMHEGGGFKKIAWAFLKLVGTNGVLNIDSQVRLQLFCPPARAKRQSNIIEVVDWWRNYPRKKYSSTLYVTVKGIKLPEHVDPSIRSMMALQEERGSTSYSELQNEVTKRSLSQPLDNKPAVLRWSRLPGQVNMIPNKHMLSFRGGQMGCFTVVFSHSGTLLAAACADKDAFPVVVYEIPSGKVLAAFNGHLKIVYNLCWSSDDGTLLSASSDGTVREWNVEKLLLSSRKILPHPSFVYCAQYHPAAHNLVVTGGFDSLVRVWKMDVDDVNGLLLKEFDGHSSYINTICFDPDGSRMFSGDNMGQILIWRTGVKKHQQPCSQWRMEEVCFEKSQNIFTLLGTDATALLAPQNISELKGISINMLQLHPNGRCLLIHAKDSILRMMDLRIRAVKKYIGATNYKERIYSTFTPCGSFIFSGSEDGMAYVWNTETGDQVALYSELCFSAPLCGLAFHPHENMVAFCAFAHSQPIHVYLYDRKASQLQVQNSTACRSASVDTRSVSNMPGTATLQETPADLDQFIQAERLGRSVRQQLDSLLTGHQRSSAVVHEPAGRLGKNLLPDSGSMRLPFLSSHSALQLPSSLSGQISSPTAVSDRNDDLGSVPQHPGSHFKTPSNDFTSDAEPAQQMVVSRHDYKACRSDELSLRPGDVIQVLYKDNDRWWFGRLDSGLQGYFPASLVVEQNEGQPEWTSERTFSSRTRRQKSPDTHTTQDTTEAKVLAAVGSETDPEESDVRGKKKKKKKPHSTLTDTSGSTGARLTRRPLPKIPTQDT, via the exons ATGCCGTTggcaagaagaaaaagaagaagctcAAGTCCTTGGTCACAGAGTCTGATGCTAG TGATTTCACTTTCCTCCATTAGTGAACGGGATGAAGTGCATGAGCTCGACGATAAACCTAGCAAGGCAAGGAGGAAAAAACAAG CTGCCACAGGGGAGAGTGTCTCTGTTGCCCAGGAAGCACAGGGGCCAGTGTTGGATGACAGTCTGGTGCTTGGAGTCTACATCCATAGATCGGACCAGCTCAAGACGGACCCCCTCATCTCCCACCCCATGGTGAAAATCCATGTTGTGGATGACCTCACTGGCCAGTACGTGAGGAAGGAAGACAG CCACAGACCCGTATCATCCTTTTATGAGCAAGACAACGTGGATCACATTCTGCCAATCATGACACAACcttttgattttaaaaagaacAAGTCAGTTATCCCAGAGTGGCAGGAGCAAATCATCTTCAATGAGCGCTTTGGCCATTTCGTCCAGCAAGGCAGTGAAGGTCCGAGAGTCATGCTCTTCTTCGAG ATTCTGGACTTCATCTCAATGAAAGAGGCACGAGCCAATTCTGATAACATGCACGAAGGAGGCGGATTTAAGAAGATTGCCTGGGCTTTTCTGAAG CTGGTGGGGACGAACGGTGTGCTGAATATCGACAGTCAAGTTCGCCTCCAACTCTTTTGCCCTCCAGCGCGGGCCAAGCGGCAGTCTAACATAATCGAGGTGGTGGACTGGTGGAGAAATTACCCAAGAAAGAAATACTCCTCCACACTTTATGTTACGGTGAAAGGCATCAAACTACCTGAGCAT GTGGATCCAAGCATTCGATCCATGATGGCTCTGCAGGAGGAGCGAGGCAGCACCTCGTACAGTGAGCTGCAGAATGAGGTGACGAAAAGAAGCTTGTCGCAGCCCCTGGACAACAAACCAGCCGTGTTGAGATGGTCAAGACTGCCTGGACAG GTCAACATGATTCCCAACAAGCACATGCTGTCGTTCCGTGGCGGTCAGATGGGCTGCTTCACCGTCGTCTTCTCTCACAGTGGGACCTTGCTAGCTGCTGCTTGTGCTGACAAAGACGCCTTTCCTGTCGTCG TGTATGAGATCCCTTCAGGCAAGGTTCTCGCTGCGTTTAATGGCCATCTGAAAATTGTCTATAACCTCTGCTGGTCCAGTGACGATGGGACTCTGTTGTCTGCCTCGTCTGATGGAACTGTACG AGAATGGAACGTTGAGAAGCTGTTGCTGAGCTCACGGAAGATTCTCCCTCACCCGTCGTTCGTGTACTGCGCCCAGTACCACCCAGCTGCCCACAACCTGGTGGTGACAGGCGGCTTCGACTCACTGGTGCGAGTGTGGAAGATGGACGTGGACGACGTGAATGGACTGCTCCTGAAGGAGTTCGACGGTCACAGCAGCTACATCAACACTATCTGTTTTGACCCTGATG GAAGCAGAATGTTCTCTGGTGACAACATGGGCCAGATCCTCATTTGGAGGACGGGTGTCAAGAAGCACCAGCAGCCATGCAGTCAGTGGCGTATGGAAGAGGTTTGTTTTGAGAAATCGCAGAATATTTTTACTCTTCTTGGCACTGATGCCACTGCTTTGTTGGCGCCACAGAATATTTCCGAGCTCAAGGGCATCTCCATTAACATGCTTCAGCTCCACCCAAATGGCCGCTGCCTCCTCATTCACGCGAAGGACAGTATCCTGAGGATGATGGATTTAAGGAT TCGAGCAGTGAAGAAGTACATCGGCGCCACCAACTACAAGGAGAGAATCTACAGCACGTTCACACCATGTGGCAGCTTCATCTTCTCCGGCAGCGAGGATGGAATGGCCTACGTTTGGAACACAGAGACAG GCGACCAGGTGGCGCTGTACTCCGAGCTCTGCTTCTCAGCCCCTCTGTGCGGCCTGGCGTTCCATCCTCACGAGAACATGGTCGCCTTTTGCGCCTTCGCTCACAGCCAGCCCATTCATGTGTACCTGTATGACCGCAAAG CGTCTCAGCTGCAGGTGCAAAATTCCACTGCATGTAGATCAGCCTCTGTGGACACCAGAAGTGTCAGTAACATGCCTGGCACCGCCACGCTTCAAGAAACACCTGCCGACTTGGATCAGTTCATTCAGGCAGAGAGACTTGGGAGGAGTGTCAGGCAGCAGCTGGATTCACTCTTG ACAGGACATCAGAGGTCTTCTGCCGTCGTCCATGAGCCTG CAGGCCGGCTGGGCAAGAACCTGCTCCCAGACTCTGGATCG ATGAGGCTGCCGTTCCTGTCTTCCCACTCGGCGCTGCAGCTGCCAAGCTCCCTGTCTGGACAGATCTCCTCCCCAACAGCTGTCAGCGACAGAAACG atGACTTGGGTTCCGTCCCTCAACACCCAGGATCCCATTTTAAG ACTCCTTCAAATGACTTCACATCAGACGCAGAACCTGCTCAGCAAATG GTCGTCTCCCGTCACGACTACAAAGCCTGTCGCTCGGATGAACTGTCGCTGCGACCTGGTGACGTCATCCAGGTGCTCTACAAAGACAATGACAGATGGTGGTTTGGGCGTCTGGACAGTGGGCTGCAGGGATATTTCCCAGCTTCTCTTGTGGTGGAGCAGA ATGAAGGTCAGCCAGAGTGGACCTCGGAGAGGACGTTCTCCTCAAGGACAAGGAGGCAGAAGAGTCCAGATACACACACCACACAAGACACAACTGAAGCAAAG GTACTGGCTGCCGTTGGCTCGGAGACCGACCCGGAGGAGAGTGATGTCAG agggaagaagaagaagaaaaagaagcccCATTCCACACTGACGGACACTTCCGGTTCGACTGGAGCAAGGCTGACTCGCCGACCCCTCCCAAAGATCCCGActcaagatacttaa